A genomic region of Luteibacter aegosomatissinici contains the following coding sequences:
- a CDS encoding thioredoxin family protein, with product MSDTTVPEFFAHFPMPKITSGELDADLAADDNRIAILFLWGRDCPNCDIAKRQMLLTQARFQKPEVRWMQDNVYDDPKMATRFGLHGIPAFFLFHRGKKLGRITSWPGTDSFLEAVDKQIALTGASA from the coding sequence ATGTCCGATACCACCGTTCCCGAGTTCTTCGCGCACTTCCCCATGCCGAAGATCACCAGCGGCGAGCTGGATGCCGATCTCGCGGCCGACGATAACCGCATCGCCATCCTGTTCCTTTGGGGGCGCGATTGCCCCAACTGCGATATCGCCAAGCGGCAGATGCTGCTGACCCAGGCGCGCTTCCAGAAGCCCGAGGTCCGCTGGATGCAGGACAACGTGTATGACGATCCCAAGATGGCCACGCGCTTCGGCCTGCATGGCATCCCCGCTTTTTTCCTGTTCCATCGCGGCAAGAAGCTCGGCCGTATTACCTCCTGGCCCGGCACCGACAGTTTCCTTGAAGCGGTCGACAAGCAGATTGCCCTGACCGGGGCCAGCGCATGA
- a CDS encoding catalase family peroxidase, with protein MQDPRNPRPPSGLAWRWGVIGLAVIGTAAVFGYAGGWLAPDRLSPKKIINVLQANGGDHPGYRRNHAKGICVGGHFESSGQLAPFSAAKLFASGTSTPVVGRLAIPGGNPQAPDSSAPIRSFALRFDMADGEQWRTGMNAMPVFPVSTPQAFYELNVATAPDPATGKPNPDKAKAFFSSHPETGPFLMWISQAKPPASYVDETYKSLNAFYLRDPAGQRHAVRWQVVPETPSTGDGSPAAGDTDYLAADLQKRLAQGPARWHLQFIFANDGDPVDDASKAWPDDRKMVDAGTIVVDSWQPQADGPCRDVNYDPAILPHGMEISGDPIIVARSAAYAESYLRRTSEEGHLPGTERPKGETP; from the coding sequence ATGCAGGACCCCAGGAACCCGCGCCCCCCGTCAGGCCTTGCCTGGCGCTGGGGCGTGATCGGCCTGGCCGTTATCGGCACCGCGGCAGTCTTCGGCTATGCCGGCGGCTGGCTGGCCCCCGACCGGCTCAGCCCGAAGAAGATCATCAACGTGCTGCAGGCCAACGGCGGCGACCACCCTGGCTACCGGCGCAACCACGCCAAGGGCATCTGCGTGGGTGGGCATTTCGAATCGAGCGGGCAACTGGCGCCGTTCTCCGCGGCCAAGCTGTTCGCCTCGGGCACCAGCACGCCGGTGGTGGGCCGCCTGGCCATCCCTGGCGGCAACCCCCAGGCGCCAGATAGCTCGGCGCCTATCCGCAGCTTCGCCCTGCGCTTCGACATGGCTGATGGCGAGCAGTGGCGTACGGGCATGAACGCCATGCCGGTGTTCCCGGTGTCGACCCCGCAGGCGTTCTATGAACTGAATGTCGCCACCGCTCCCGACCCGGCGACGGGCAAGCCGAACCCGGACAAGGCCAAGGCCTTCTTCAGTTCGCACCCCGAGACTGGCCCGTTCCTCATGTGGATCTCGCAGGCGAAGCCGCCGGCCAGCTATGTGGACGAGACCTACAAGAGCCTCAACGCGTTCTATCTCCGTGACCCTGCCGGACAGCGTCACGCAGTGCGTTGGCAGGTGGTGCCGGAAACGCCTTCCACGGGTGATGGCAGCCCGGCGGCGGGCGATACCGACTACCTGGCCGCCGATCTGCAGAAGCGCCTCGCACAGGGTCCCGCGCGCTGGCACCTTCAGTTCATTTTTGCCAACGATGGTGACCCCGTGGATGACGCGTCCAAGGCGTGGCCCGACGATCGCAAGATGGTCGATGCCGGCACGATCGTGGTTGACAGCTGGCAGCCGCAAGCGGATGGCCCGTGTCGCGACGTGAACTACGATCCCGCCATCCTGCCGCACGGCATGGAGATCTCGGGCGATCCGATCATCGTCGCGCGCTCGGCGGCGTATGCCGAATCGTACCTGCGCCGCACGAGTGAGGAAGGGCATCTGCCGGGCACCGAACGGCCGAAGGGGGAGACGCCATGA
- a CDS encoding cytochrome b — protein MSRYDTFHPVARVLHWLMAIMILAMLFIGAGMVSTLAEKHATLVAIHRPLGMIIFVLALIRLGFRLVHRPPPLPVGMPEWQKLAAKGSHWVLYTLMILMPLIGWGMLSAGKYPVVMWGGFVLPPILPQDPALFAWLREAHRYLAWLFFLTFLAHMGAALMHGLIRRDGVLKSMTTGN, from the coding sequence ATGAGCCGCTACGACACGTTCCATCCCGTGGCCCGCGTGCTGCACTGGCTCATGGCCATCATGATCCTGGCAATGCTGTTCATTGGCGCTGGCATGGTGAGCACACTGGCGGAGAAGCACGCCACGCTGGTCGCCATCCACCGGCCGCTGGGCATGATCATTTTCGTGCTGGCCTTGATCCGGCTCGGCTTCCGTCTGGTGCACCGCCCACCACCGTTGCCGGTGGGGATGCCCGAATGGCAGAAGCTGGCTGCGAAAGGTTCGCATTGGGTGCTGTACACGCTGATGATCCTCATGCCGCTGATTGGCTGGGGCATGCTATCCGCAGGAAAATATCCGGTGGTGATGTGGGGCGGGTTCGTGCTGCCGCCCATCCTGCCGCAAGACCCTGCGCTGTTCGCATGGTTGCGTGAGGCCCACCGCTATCTCGCGTGGTTGTTCTTCCTCACGTTCCTCGCGCACATGGGCGCGGCATTGATGCACGGCCTGATTCGTCGCGATGGCGTGCTCAAGTCGATGACGACAGGCAACTAA
- a CDS encoding aminopeptidase, whose amino-acid sequence MRLALITMLVLLAGCRSVGYYAHVSHGQMALLAARKPIDKVIDDPKTPDKVRKRLVTARDARRFASDQLDLPANRSYTYYVQLDRPWVAYNVFATPELSVDPVVHCFPFAGCVSYRGYFRRELADREAARQQALGYDVSIGDVPAYSTLGWFADPLLSSMLGWDDDDLVGTIFHELAHQKIYVKNDSSFNESYASFVEQEGVREWHAAKGLVAPDPKGDMLSRSFTQQVLALRDGLKAMYAMPMTDEVKRVAKAEAFEVFRGQYLAWRANEAGGDHRYDRWMAQPMNNAKLLPFGLYDQWTGAFATLFDNSGRQWPAFFTAVATLAKLPPDKRTRELKALQPL is encoded by the coding sequence ATGCGCCTAGCCCTCATCACCATGCTCGTGCTGCTCGCCGGTTGCCGCAGCGTCGGCTATTACGCCCATGTCAGCCATGGGCAGATGGCATTGCTTGCGGCGCGCAAGCCGATCGATAAGGTGATCGATGATCCGAAAACGCCGGACAAGGTGCGCAAGCGCCTGGTCACGGCACGGGATGCACGGCGGTTTGCCAGTGATCAGCTGGACCTCCCCGCGAACCGTAGCTACACGTATTACGTGCAGCTCGATCGCCCCTGGGTGGCGTACAACGTTTTCGCCACTCCGGAGCTCTCGGTCGATCCGGTCGTGCACTGTTTTCCGTTCGCCGGCTGCGTGTCGTACCGAGGCTACTTTCGTCGCGAGCTCGCCGACCGCGAGGCCGCACGCCAGCAGGCGTTGGGATACGACGTAAGCATCGGCGATGTCCCTGCGTACTCCACGCTGGGTTGGTTTGCCGATCCCCTCTTGAGCAGCATGCTTGGCTGGGATGATGACGATCTGGTGGGGACGATCTTTCACGAACTCGCCCACCAGAAGATCTACGTGAAGAACGATTCGTCGTTCAACGAGTCGTATGCCAGCTTCGTCGAACAGGAAGGTGTGCGAGAGTGGCATGCCGCGAAGGGCCTGGTGGCACCTGACCCGAAGGGCGACATGCTCTCCCGCTCGTTCACGCAGCAGGTGCTCGCGTTGCGCGATGGATTGAAGGCGATGTATGCGATGCCGATGACGGATGAGGTCAAGCGGGTCGCCAAGGCCGAGGCCTTTGAAGTCTTCCGCGGGCAGTACCTCGCCTGGCGCGCGAACGAAGCGGGCGGTGACCACCGCTACGACCGCTGGATGGCGCAGCCGATGAACAACGCGAAGCTTCTGCCGTTCGGTTTGTACGATCAGTGGACGGGGGCGTTCGCTACGCTGTTCGATAATAGCGGCCGCCAGTGGCCGGCCTTCTTCACCGCCGTGGCGACGCTGGCGAAGCTCCCACCCGACAAGCGCACGCGCGAACTCAAGGCGCTGCAACCCCTGTAG
- a CDS encoding MetQ/NlpA family ABC transporter substrate-binding protein: protein MKKYLLPLVTALAVVLAGCSHGESGGAADAGKPLTVAATPVPHAEILKEIRPLLAKQGVEIEIKVFTDYVQPNMQVAQKQLDVNFFQTEPYLDAFNRERGTNLVKVVGVHIEPFGAYSRKFKSIDQLPDGANVVIPNDPSNNSRALLLLAKHNLITLKNPGDKLATLKDVDQNPKHLKFRELEAAMLPRVLDEVDLALINTNYALAAGLNPVKDALLIEDKDSPYVNFLVSRPDNKDDPRVQKLAAALTSPEVKAFIEKTYNGAVLPAF from the coding sequence ATGAAGAAGTACCTCCTGCCCCTGGTTACCGCCCTCGCCGTTGTCCTGGCGGGCTGTTCCCATGGTGAATCGGGTGGCGCGGCCGATGCCGGCAAGCCGCTCACTGTCGCTGCGACACCGGTGCCGCATGCGGAAATCCTCAAGGAAATCAGACCCCTGCTCGCAAAGCAGGGCGTCGAGATCGAAATCAAGGTCTTCACCGACTACGTGCAGCCGAACATGCAGGTGGCCCAGAAGCAGCTGGACGTGAACTTCTTCCAGACCGAGCCCTACCTGGATGCCTTCAACCGCGAGCGCGGCACGAACCTGGTCAAGGTCGTCGGCGTGCATATCGAACCGTTCGGCGCCTACTCGCGCAAGTTCAAGTCGATCGACCAGCTGCCTGATGGCGCCAACGTCGTGATCCCGAACGATCCGAGCAACAACAGCCGCGCCCTGCTCCTGCTGGCCAAGCACAACCTCATCACCCTGAAGAACCCGGGTGACAAGCTGGCCACGCTCAAGGATGTAGACCAGAACCCGAAGCACCTGAAGTTCCGCGAGCTCGAAGCGGCCATGCTGCCGCGCGTGCTGGATGAAGTGGACCTTGCGCTGATCAACACCAACTACGCCCTCGCCGCCGGCCTGAACCCGGTGAAGGATGCGCTGCTGATCGAAGACAAGGATTCGCCGTACGTGAACTTCCTGGTCTCGCGCCCCGACAACAAGGACGACCCGCGTGTGCAGAAGCTCGCCGCCGCGCTCACCTCGCCCGAGGTGAAGGCGTTCATCGAGAAGACCTACAACGGCGCCGTGCTGCCGGCGTTCTGA
- a CDS encoding RNA polymerase sigma factor, which translates to MSRSGTRPGMSDPQFDEALRTMLPRLRRFALWLARDAHAADDLVQSTMERALAKWNSRRDDESLRAWLFAILYRLFLDGKRRAGRYARLLGMLGRDEEPTWPSAERVAEAHATLAAFAALPDEQRSLLLWVTVEGLSYQEVAGILGVPIGTVMSRLSRARRALRALGDGTTETPALRLLK; encoded by the coding sequence ATGTCCCGCTCCGGCACGAGGCCCGGCATGTCCGATCCGCAATTCGACGAAGCCTTGCGCACCATGCTGCCGCGCTTGCGGCGCTTTGCGCTGTGGCTCGCCCGCGATGCGCACGCCGCGGATGACCTGGTCCAGTCGACGATGGAGCGGGCACTCGCGAAATGGAACTCGCGGCGCGATGACGAGAGTCTGCGGGCGTGGCTGTTTGCGATCTTGTACCGGTTGTTTCTTGATGGGAAACGCCGGGCCGGCCGCTACGCGCGGCTGCTTGGCATGCTGGGGCGGGACGAGGAGCCGACGTGGCCATCGGCCGAGCGCGTGGCCGAGGCCCACGCCACCCTGGCGGCCTTCGCAGCGTTGCCTGACGAGCAACGAAGCCTGTTGTTGTGGGTCACCGTCGAGGGGCTCAGCTACCAGGAGGTAGCCGGCATTCTCGGCGTACCCATCGGCACCGTCATGTCGCGACTTTCCCGTGCCCGGCGCGCGTTGCGCGCACTGGGTGACGGCACCACTGAAACCCCTGCCCTGCGGCTACTGAAATGA
- a CDS encoding alpha/beta fold hydrolase: MSVATHTFRTIALAAGLSLGASVAVAAEPIHNIVLVHGAFADGSGWRPVYDRLVKKGYHVSVVQEPETSLEADVAATRRVIDQQDGPVVLVGHSWGGQVITDAGDDPKVKSLVYLAALMPDVGESTETLETKPQFPAPNSDVKLTADGFFYMDPAKYQANFAADSPADLATFMAQSQVFLSQKAFKTPAKAAPWKTKPTWAVVPTADKTINPDLERWMYKRAKAKVTEVPGASHTVFLSHPDLVVSIIEQAAGK; the protein is encoded by the coding sequence ATGTCTGTCGCAACACACACGTTCCGCACCATTGCCCTGGCCGCCGGCCTTTCGCTTGGCGCATCGGTCGCCGTGGCGGCCGAGCCCATCCACAACATCGTCCTGGTGCACGGCGCCTTCGCCGACGGCTCGGGTTGGCGACCGGTCTACGATCGGCTGGTGAAGAAGGGCTACCACGTCAGCGTCGTGCAGGAGCCGGAAACCAGTCTCGAGGCCGATGTCGCCGCGACGCGCCGGGTGATCGATCAGCAGGACGGCCCTGTCGTCCTGGTGGGGCATAGCTGGGGCGGGCAGGTGATCACCGATGCTGGCGACGACCCGAAGGTAAAGTCGCTGGTCTATCTGGCGGCCTTGATGCCGGATGTGGGGGAGAGCACCGAGACGCTGGAGACGAAGCCGCAGTTCCCCGCGCCGAACAGCGATGTGAAGCTCACGGCAGACGGGTTCTTTTACATGGACCCGGCGAAGTACCAGGCGAACTTCGCGGCGGATTCTCCGGCCGACCTGGCGACTTTCATGGCTCAGTCGCAGGTGTTTCTCTCGCAGAAGGCTTTTAAGACACCGGCGAAGGCGGCACCGTGGAAGACGAAACCGACGTGGGCCGTCGTCCCGACCGCTGACAAGACGATCAATCCCGACCTCGAGCGTTGGATGTACAAGCGCGCCAAAGCAAAGGTTACGGAAGTGCCGGGCGCCAGCCACACGGTCTTCCTGTCCCATCCGGATCTCGTCGTCTCGATCATCGAGCAGGCCGCGGGCAAGTAA
- a CDS encoding aldo/keto reductase, with protein MRYRVLGQHTGLRVSELVLGTGNFGTRWGHGAEPGEAQRMLDAYQAAGGNFLDTADTYQFGESEEILGQLLQGRRDEFVLATKYTQAGGRSDGILVTGNSRRAMVTSVEASLRRLKTDRIDLYWTHFPDRVTPIEEILRGFDDLARAGKILYAGLSDFPAWRVARAVTLAEVRGSLPIAAIQVEHSLVERTTEHELLPAADALGLGVVAWSPLGGGVLTGKYRRGEVGRKEGFAGRVFQDENSAQRTRVVDALLAIADETGLDPGALAIAWVARKGPLPIIGPRSVQQLESNLRATQITLSDEQLARLDQASALAPIFPHSLIEDPANQQKASGGKLDDLVLPARQVA; from the coding sequence ATGCGATATCGCGTTCTTGGCCAGCATACGGGCCTTCGCGTTTCCGAACTCGTGCTAGGCACGGGTAACTTCGGCACCCGTTGGGGGCACGGCGCCGAGCCCGGTGAAGCCCAGCGCATGCTCGATGCCTACCAGGCCGCCGGCGGCAACTTCCTCGATACGGCCGATACGTACCAGTTCGGGGAATCCGAGGAGATCCTTGGCCAGCTGCTGCAAGGCCGTCGCGACGAGTTCGTGCTCGCGACGAAGTACACGCAAGCCGGCGGAAGGAGCGACGGCATTCTCGTTACGGGTAACAGCCGTCGCGCGATGGTGACTTCCGTCGAGGCAAGCCTGCGCCGTTTGAAGACCGACCGGATCGACCTGTACTGGACGCACTTTCCTGATCGGGTGACGCCAATCGAAGAGATCCTGCGCGGGTTCGACGATCTTGCCCGTGCGGGCAAGATCCTCTATGCCGGCTTGTCGGACTTCCCTGCATGGCGAGTCGCCCGTGCGGTGACGCTGGCCGAGGTGCGTGGCTCGCTGCCGATCGCGGCGATACAGGTGGAACACAGCCTCGTGGAGCGCACCACCGAGCACGAATTGCTGCCCGCCGCCGACGCGCTGGGCCTGGGTGTCGTTGCCTGGTCGCCGCTGGGCGGCGGCGTGCTCACCGGCAAATACCGGCGTGGCGAGGTGGGGCGCAAGGAAGGTTTTGCGGGCCGCGTGTTCCAGGACGAAAACAGCGCGCAACGCACGCGCGTCGTCGATGCCTTGCTCGCGATCGCTGACGAGACGGGGCTGGACCCGGGGGCGCTCGCGATCGCCTGGGTGGCGCGAAAGGGGCCGTTGCCGATCATCGGGCCCCGCAGCGTGCAGCAGCTCGAAAGCAACCTACGTGCAACGCAGATCACGCTATCGGATGAGCAGCTTGCGCGTCTGGACCAAGCCAGTGCATTGGCGCCGATCTTTCCGCACAGCCTGATCGAGGATCCGGCGAACCAGCAGAAGGCATCGGGCGGGAAACTCGACGACCTGGTGTTACCAGCACGCCAGGTGGCCTGA
- a CDS encoding TetR/AcrR family transcriptional regulator yields MRVSKQKSEENKAQLLNAAARLFRERGVDGVGVAEVAKEAGLTHGALYAHFPSKEALVAAAFSQAFAGNMASIDAWAAGRQPTFTDYLDALFSVRARDRVGEGCPMVASASEASRHGPALSANFAAAFQAEIALFEASLDPAVSADERRRVSIAALAAQIGAVAVARAVASSDDALSREVLSATREAIARAV; encoded by the coding sequence GTGCGCGTTTCGAAACAGAAATCCGAAGAAAACAAGGCTCAGCTGCTCAATGCGGCAGCACGACTGTTCAGGGAGCGTGGGGTGGACGGTGTAGGTGTGGCCGAGGTCGCCAAGGAGGCCGGGCTCACCCATGGCGCGCTCTACGCGCACTTTCCCTCAAAGGAGGCGCTGGTGGCGGCGGCGTTTTCCCAGGCCTTTGCCGGCAACATGGCATCCATCGATGCGTGGGCGGCCGGGCGGCAGCCCACGTTTACCGACTATCTCGATGCCCTTTTTTCCGTGCGTGCGCGTGATCGCGTCGGCGAAGGCTGCCCGATGGTGGCTTCGGCCAGCGAAGCGTCACGGCATGGGCCGGCGCTGAGCGCAAACTTCGCTGCCGCGTTCCAGGCCGAGATCGCGTTGTTCGAGGCATCACTCGACCCCGCCGTGTCCGCGGACGAGCGACGGCGTGTGTCCATCGCGGCGCTCGCCGCGCAGATTGGTGCCGTCGCCGTGGCGCGCGCTGTCGCTTCAAGCGACGACGCGTTGTCACGCGAAGTGTTGTCTGCGACGCGGGAAGCCATCGCCCGCGCTGTCTAG
- the pncB gene encoding nicotinate phosphoribosyltransferase — MIINSLLDTDLYKFTMMQVVLHQYPAAEVEYRFRCRTPGIDLVPIIPAIREELAHLCSLRFGEDELAYLRAMRFIDSDFVDFLGLFQLNAKYVDIAPSAKGNGEIELVIRGPWLHTILFEVPLLAIINELYFRHAYPDHDLAEGRKRLRAKISLLRDTPGFEKVRVADYGTRRRFSGAWHEEALGIMRAEWGKQLAGTSNVLFAKQQGMTPIGSMAHEYLQAFQSLGPRLRDSQVAALEAWAREYRGDLGIALSDVYGLDAFLRDFDMYFCKLFDGARHDSGDPFAWGDRILAHYEKNRVDPRTKTLVFSDSLDIPKVMELHKHFEGRCIVSFGVGTNLTNDTGPDPINIVIKMTRCNGQPVAKLSDSPGKSMCEDLDYLAYLRRVFDLPPAA; from the coding sequence ATGATCATCAACTCGCTGCTCGATACCGACCTGTATAAGTTCACGATGATGCAGGTGGTTCTGCATCAGTACCCGGCCGCTGAAGTCGAATACCGTTTCCGCTGCCGTACGCCCGGTATCGACCTCGTCCCGATCATTCCGGCCATCCGGGAAGAGCTCGCGCACTTGTGCTCGTTGCGATTCGGCGAGGACGAGCTGGCCTACCTGCGCGCCATGCGCTTCATTGACAGCGACTTCGTCGATTTCCTCGGCCTGTTCCAGCTCAATGCCAAGTACGTGGACATCGCCCCATCGGCGAAGGGCAATGGTGAAATCGAGCTGGTGATTCGTGGTCCCTGGCTGCACACCATTCTGTTCGAAGTGCCGCTGCTCGCGATCATCAACGAGCTGTACTTCCGCCACGCCTACCCGGATCACGACCTGGCCGAAGGGCGCAAGCGCCTGCGTGCAAAGATTTCGCTGCTGCGCGATACGCCGGGATTCGAGAAGGTGCGCGTGGCCGACTATGGCACGCGCCGCCGTTTCTCCGGTGCGTGGCACGAAGAGGCGCTGGGCATCATGCGCGCCGAGTGGGGCAAGCAGCTGGCCGGCACGAGCAACGTGCTGTTCGCCAAGCAGCAGGGCATGACCCCCATCGGCAGCATGGCCCACGAATACCTGCAGGCGTTCCAGTCGCTGGGCCCGCGGCTACGCGATTCACAGGTGGCGGCGCTCGAGGCATGGGCGCGCGAATACCGCGGCGACCTGGGCATTGCGCTTTCCGATGTGTACGGCCTGGATGCGTTCCTGCGTGATTTCGATATGTACTTCTGCAAGCTGTTCGATGGCGCGCGGCACGACTCGGGCGACCCGTTCGCGTGGGGTGACCGGATCCTCGCGCACTACGAAAAGAACCGTGTCGATCCGCGTACGAAGACGCTGGTGTTCAGCGACAGCCTGGATATCCCCAAGGTGATGGAACTGCACAAGCACTTCGAGGGGCGCTGTATCGTATCGTTCGGCGTGGGCACCAACCTCACCAACGACACGGGCCCGGATCCGATCAACATCGTGATCAAGATGACCCGCTGCAATGGCCAGCCCGTGGCCAAGCTCTCCGATTCACCCGGCAAGAGCATGTGCGAGGACCTGGATTACCTGGCCTACCTGCGCCGCGTTTTCGATCTGCCGCCGGCCGCATAA
- a CDS encoding c-type cytochrome, with protein sequence MRFLLALLLAGAAGLAQAASLSMDTGHGTATLTTQQLLARPDARTIEVPGDVSYHRTMRYKAVPLKALLKGVPPDAHLQFTALDGFAAEIPAALVLESQGAEAWLAVEDTAWPALGDGKPSAGPFYLVWLHPEASKVGPEQWPYQIASVRVLADPAARFPLMRPAAGLAKDSPVMRGFEVFQRNCITCHTLNGQGDAKLGPDLNIPHSPTEYLRDGMLRVLVRNPQDLRHWPQAKMPGFNSTVLSDRDLDDLEAYLKHMATRKAK encoded by the coding sequence GTGCGCTTTTTGCTAGCCCTACTCCTCGCCGGTGCTGCTGGCCTGGCCCAGGCCGCCAGCCTCTCGATGGATACCGGCCATGGCACGGCCACCCTGACCACCCAGCAGCTGCTCGCACGCCCCGACGCACGGACGATCGAGGTGCCCGGGGATGTCTCGTACCACCGCACGATGCGCTACAAAGCCGTGCCACTGAAGGCTCTGCTCAAGGGCGTGCCACCCGATGCGCACCTGCAGTTCACCGCGCTGGACGGCTTTGCGGCCGAAATCCCCGCCGCCCTGGTCCTGGAGAGCCAGGGTGCCGAGGCGTGGCTGGCCGTGGAAGATACCGCGTGGCCCGCACTGGGCGATGGCAAGCCCTCGGCGGGGCCGTTCTATCTCGTGTGGCTGCACCCGGAGGCCAGCAAGGTAGGCCCCGAGCAATGGCCGTACCAGATCGCCTCCGTACGGGTCCTGGCAGACCCGGCCGCCCGCTTTCCGCTCATGCGCCCGGCGGCCGGCCTGGCGAAGGACAGCCCGGTCATGCGTGGCTTCGAGGTGTTCCAGCGCAACTGCATCACCTGCCACACGCTCAACGGCCAGGGCGACGCGAAGCTCGGCCCCGACCTGAATATCCCGCACAGCCCTACTGAATACCTGCGCGACGGCATGCTCCGCGTGCTGGTGCGCAACCCCCAGGACCTGCGCCACTGGCCGCAGGCGAAGATGCCCGGGTTCAACAGCACGGTGCTAAGCGACCGCGACCTGGATGACCTCGAGGCCTACCTGAAACACATGGCCACGCGAAAGGCAAAATAA
- a CDS encoding dicarboxylate/amino acid:cation symporter: MSLVSSWFRIRFWKRVAAGFVLGALAGWAFGPSAATWFGPLGELYVTLIKMIAVPLVFFAVLHSVSSLHGVKDVAALGSRTFLWFAATATLAVVVGLGVALATQPGLGVEGLAAPSGWHPKVLPEPIKVLLDIVPANPFRALTEGKILQVIFFAGLLGLAFVKIGEKSARLRELAGEANDAMIQVTRFVLEVTPFGTFGLIAALVGAYGFEKLLPLATFVGALYLACALQIVVVYGGLLLAHGLNPLKFFRAAFPAMQVAFTSSSSFAAMPIALRSVVRNMGVKEEYAAFAVPLGASIKMDGCGAIYPAISAVFIAQYFHLDLQPAQYIIILLASVLGSFGTAGVPGTATVMVTLVLSSAGLPLEGIGYLVAIDRILDMMRTMTNVTGQMVVPVLVARERGILDLEVYNRASSELVVEQAA; this comes from the coding sequence ATGTCCCTTGTTTCTTCCTGGTTCCGCATCCGCTTTTGGAAGCGCGTCGCCGCCGGCTTTGTGCTGGGCGCGCTCGCGGGCTGGGCTTTTGGGCCTTCGGCGGCCACCTGGTTCGGCCCACTGGGCGAGCTTTACGTCACGCTGATCAAGATGATCGCCGTGCCATTGGTGTTCTTTGCTGTACTCCATAGCGTCTCCAGTTTGCATGGAGTCAAAGACGTTGCTGCGCTCGGGTCGCGCACCTTTCTCTGGTTTGCTGCGACGGCCACCCTGGCCGTGGTGGTGGGCCTTGGGGTAGCGCTGGCGACCCAGCCGGGCCTTGGCGTCGAAGGACTCGCAGCGCCTTCGGGCTGGCACCCGAAAGTGCTGCCCGAACCGATCAAGGTGCTACTGGATATCGTGCCGGCCAACCCGTTCCGTGCCCTCACCGAAGGCAAGATCCTGCAGGTCATCTTCTTCGCCGGGTTGCTGGGGCTCGCCTTCGTGAAGATAGGCGAGAAATCCGCGCGCCTGCGTGAGCTTGCCGGCGAGGCCAACGATGCGATGATCCAGGTCACCCGCTTCGTGCTCGAAGTGACGCCGTTCGGTACGTTTGGCCTGATTGCCGCCCTGGTGGGCGCCTACGGTTTCGAAAAGCTGCTGCCGCTGGCTACCTTCGTTGGTGCGTTGTATCTCGCATGCGCGTTGCAGATCGTGGTCGTGTACGGCGGCCTGCTGCTGGCCCATGGGCTTAACCCGCTTAAATTCTTCCGCGCGGCGTTCCCGGCGATGCAGGTGGCTTTCACCTCATCGTCCAGCTTTGCGGCCATGCCCATCGCGCTGCGCAGCGTGGTGCGTAACATGGGTGTGAAGGAAGAGTACGCGGCGTTCGCCGTGCCGCTCGGCGCGAGCATCAAGATGGACGGCTGCGGCGCGATCTACCCGGCCATCTCGGCGGTGTTCATTGCGCAGTATTTCCACCTGGACCTGCAGCCCGCGCAGTACATCATCATCCTGCTGGCATCGGTGCTGGGTTCGTTCGGCACGGCCGGCGTGCCGGGTACGGCCACCGTCATGGTGACCCTGGTATTGAGCTCGGCGGGCCTGCCGCTGGAGGGCATCGGCTACCTTGTCGCGATCGATCGCATCCTCGACATGATGCGCACGATGACCAATGTGACCGGGCAGATGGTGGTGCCGGTGCTCGTCGCGCGCGAGCGGGGCATTCTGGATCTCGAGGTTTATAACCGCGCGTCCAGCGAGCTCGTCGTCGAACAAGCCGCCTGA